A genomic region of Paralichthys olivaceus isolate ysfri-2021 chromosome 18, ASM2471397v2, whole genome shotgun sequence contains the following coding sequences:
- the rph3aa gene encoding double C2-like domain-containing protein beta, translating into MLRRSCWQNTFCHTEAALIWTEKQKEHHVCLNTRIGRMMNRSGGPPGEELTDEEKEIINSVLARAAMMEAKEQQRIERLSSRLDDIKKTACGDGQSHCLLCGASFGSQGVTAVLCVQCKNHMCSKCGIWSNSRTCPVWLCRICNEHQEVHKRSGAWFFKGREQQGLPSPLRLSGSRQASTENDGPQEPSTNYHPRHDLSTEQQQQQQQSCGSEQWEQTARTTADSYNESQPRRAAVMKTEGHVFASKPPRPNAQQATVSSAPAADVENKRSERDETLSLPAVEDKRQPVVSSSFSSHLPAARTIPPVNPPANNPTPPRPTPDRTEDEDNDYDSDDATTLGSLEFSLLYEQESHALHCCIIKAKGLKPMDSNGLADPYVKLHLLPGASKSNKLRTKTLKNTLNPVWNETLIYHGINNDEMSRKTLRLSVSDEDKFGHNEFIGETRVALKKLTFNQKKNFSVCLERVIPVKKAVGGSARGMALYEEDLNEGDDSEERGRIMVSLMYNSQQGRLVVGVVRCAHLAAMDSNGYSDPFVKICLKPDMGKKAKNKTQIKKKTLNPEFNEEFSYEIKHGDLAKKTLDISVWDYDMGKSNDFIGGCQLGIQAKGECLKHWYDCLKNKDKKIECWHVLLNDNTVHFED; encoded by the exons ATGCTGAGACGGAGCTGCTGGCAAAACACTTTCTGTCACACTGAAGCAGCTCTCAtctggacagaaaaacaaaaagaacaccACGTCTGTCTGAACACGAG GATTGGGAGGATGATGAACAGGTCTGGCGGCCCCCCAGGGGAGGAGCTCACAGATGAGGAAAAAGAGATCATCAACAGTGTACTGGCTCGCGCGGCCATGATGGAGGCcaaggagcagcagaggattga GCGTCTCTCCAGTCGCCTGGATGATATCAAGAAAACAGCGTGCGGCGATGGACAGTCACACTGTCTGCTGTGTGGGGCGTCATTCGGATCACAGGGGGTCACAGCTGTCCTCTGCGTGCAGTGCAAGAAT CACATGTGCAGCAAATGTGGGATCTGGAGCAACAGCCGGACGTGTCCTGTGTGGCTGTGCAGAATCTGCAATGAGCACCAAGAG gTGCACAAACGTTCCGGAGCTTGGTTCTTCAAGGGAAGAGAGCAGCAGGGTCTGCCATCCCCACTCCGTCTGTCCGGATCTCGACAGGCCAGCACTGAGAATGATGGACCACAGGAACCTTCAACAAATTATCATCCGAGACACG ACTtgagcacagagcagcagcagcagcagcagcaatccTGTGGATCAGAACAATGGGAGCAGACAGCAAGAACAACAGCTGACAGCTATAATGAGAGTCAGCCTCGTCGAGCAGCTGTAATGAAGACAGAGGGACATGTGTTCGCCTCCAAACCACCTCGGCCAAACGCACAGCAGGCCACCGTCTCCTCAG CCCCCGCTGCAGATGTGGAAAACAAACGTTCAGAGAGGGACGAGACGCTATCCCTTCCAGCTGTGGAGGACAAAAGACAACCTGTTGTCTCCAGTTCCTTTTCATCTCATCTTCCTGCAGCCAGAACTATTCCACCTGTTAATCCCCCGGCAAACAATCCCACTCCCCCAAGACCAACACCAGATCGAACAGAGGATGAGGACAATGACTACGACTCGGATGATGCCA CTACTCTGGGGTCTCTGGAGTTCAGTCTTCTTTACGAACAGGAGAGCCACGCCCTGCACTGTTGTATCATTAAAGCTAAG GGTTTGAAGCCGATGGACTCAAATGGACTTGCTGACCCGTATGTGAAGCTGCACCTGTTACCTGGAGCCAGTAAG TCTAACAAGCTTCGCACCAAGACACTGAAAAACACTCTGAATCCCGTGTGGAATGAGACGCTTATCTACCACGGTATCAACAATGATGAAATGTCGCGCAAAACTCTCCG GCTTTCAGTGAGTGACGAGGACAAGTTTGGACACAATGAATTCATAGGAGAGACCCGAGTTGCACTGAAGAAACTGACGTTTAACCAGAAGAAGaacttcagtgtttgtttggagAGAGTGATCCCG gTGAAGAAGGCTGTAGGAGGCTCGGCCCGCGGCATGGCCCTCTATGAGGAGGAT ctgaaTGAAGGGGACGATTCAGAGGAAAGAGGTCGTATCATGGTATCACTGATGTACAACAGTCAGCAGGGTCGTCTTGTAGTGGGCGTGGTCCGCTGTGCTCATCTGGCGGCCATGGACTCCAACGGATACTCTGACCCCTTCGTAAAAAT ATGTCTAAAGCCAGACATGGGAAAGAAAGCTAAAAACAAGACGCAGATAAAAAAGAAGACCCTCAATCCAGAATTTAATGAG gAATTCAGTTATGAAATAAAGCACGGGGACCTTGCCAAGAAAACCCTGGACATCTCAGTCTGGGACTATGACATGGGCAAATCCAATGATTTCATTG GAGGATGTCAGTTAGGCATCCAGGCTAAAGGAGAGTGTCTGAAGCACTGGTACGACTGCCTCAAGAACAAAGACAAGAAGATTGAGTGCTGGCATGTTCTGTTAAATGACAACACTGTTCACTTTGAGGATTAA